In Desulfoplanes formicivorans, a single window of DNA contains:
- a CDS encoding transposase, translated as MHIAEVVCDMSFAFLSAVEKEFRSASVTVDWFRVVQLFIKTVDDVRKLEGKQSKLPDHTRWGRTQRR; from the coding sequence GTGCATATTGCCGAAGTTGTCTGCGACATGTCCTTTGCGTTTCTCTCGGCCGTCGAAAAGGAGTTCAGGTCCGCTTCGGTGACGGTCGACTGGTTCCGTGTTGTCCAGCTTTTCATCAAGACCGTTGATGATGTCCGGAAACTTGAGGGGAAACAGTCAAAGCTTCCAGATCACACCCGTTGGGGCCGTACTCAAAGGCGCTGA
- a CDS encoding glycosyltransferase codes for MKWTYIRDQLLISGPSMLRYAYYRTVASIKKNASPKFSIVVPCYNNPQFLKNTVHSIAAQTLPPTSVVFVNDGSFSNTAEVITHSSSFLKKNNIKTITVNQKNKGVAAARNTGINEAEGEWIIPLDYDDTIAPRYIERCSDIIRTRPNVQFIYPHSLKTNTKDTYWIPRSGLFHSILERCLYPAFSAFNKNLWLTVGGYDVSHPLGMDDWDFFIKIVMSQAQCCRLPFFMGTWRGHDMNETHTARRNWKCGRAMIVTLSYKWRNRDETIAALEAITDMSGEVIKRLQQKVHLFPTHPYPYMWLALVYKKQKKLDQAIQFARKAKALDPSNWLMAHVAKMIA; via the coding sequence ATGAAATGGACTTATATACGAGATCAACTCCTTATTTCTGGACCGTCTATGTTACGATATGCGTATTATCGGACTGTCGCATCTATTAAAAAAAATGCTTCGCCAAAATTTTCTATCGTTGTTCCATGTTATAACAATCCACAATTTCTTAAAAATACAGTCCACAGCATAGCGGCTCAGACTCTCCCCCCAACTTCAGTTGTCTTCGTCAACGATGGGTCATTTAGTAATACTGCAGAAGTTATCACACACTCCTCATCTTTTTTGAAAAAAAATAATATTAAAACAATTACTGTTAATCAAAAAAACAAAGGAGTTGCTGCAGCACGCAATACAGGAATCAACGAGGCTGAAGGTGAATGGATCATCCCTCTTGATTATGATGATACTATCGCGCCGCGTTATATTGAGCGATGTTCAGATATCATTCGAACTAGACCGAATGTACAATTTATCTATCCTCATTCGTTAAAGACCAATACAAAAGATACTTATTGGATACCAAGATCTGGTTTATTTCACAGTATTCTTGAAAGATGTCTATACCCAGCATTTTCCGCTTTTAATAAAAATCTTTGGTTGACGGTTGGCGGATATGACGTAAGTCATCCTCTCGGTATGGACGATTGGGACTTTTTTATCAAAATTGTAATGTCTCAGGCTCAATGCTGTCGTCTCCCTTTTTTTATGGGCACATGGCGTGGTCATGACATGAACGAAACACATACGGCTCGGAGAAACTGGAAATGCGGTCGAGCAATGATCGTTACATTATCGTATAAATGGCGCAATAGAGACGAAACCATTGCCGCTCTTGAAGCTATCACAGATATGAGTGGAGAGGTTATTAAACGATTACAACAAAAAGTACATCTTTTCCCTACACACCCATACCCTTATATGTGGCTGGCTCTTGTATATAAGAAACAAAAAAAGTTAGACCAAGCCATCCAGTTTGCCCGAAAAGCGAAAGCACTGGATCCCTCCAATTGGTTGATGGCCCATGTAGCAAAGATGATTGCTTAA